The proteins below come from a single Lepeophtheirus salmonis chromosome 4, UVic_Lsal_1.4, whole genome shotgun sequence genomic window:
- the LOC121116943 gene encoding multiple C2 and transmembrane domain-containing protein isoform X7 — MSFFNFQTKILGTSKETPKDSEDKIKEGHEKSKNEELLEDGVDNSPLIDKDETTPSKKEEEEQEPLIKEGVQELSFEPSVPTEPIVCENIKESPTETGDDMTFFNKEKSTSKESNMEEKSSSMEGKEAVSNENTINSEDVILSTEERKKILRKYHFFKIDVVMLSGQNLLAMDRRGTSDPYVRCIQGAERLFQTKYIAKTVNPEWNETFICHTDNPFKPLMLQVYDHDVVGSDQFMGEAKVDLTNLQIKHPLDLTLPLKDGSNEDLIKKNKKRKPLGSIVLNLVMCPLTKEEMNEILKAEKLGKGTKASPVWNSVLNIVVVQARGLEIPSDAGDTCDPYCKLLFGKEKIRSKPMVGTVNPKWRESFNFNMYDDVENEMEVTLWHNVAGGKDSFLGRVKIDLTEFDIERNYNFWRNVSDGQGRVHFILSISATTNTDSPSNLVNWEEELDNLKKEWKDQYTITRSLKDIKDVGHCMVKVLRAQGIASSDLSGKSDPFCTVELCNVRYATHTEFRTLNPIWQKVYQFDVKDIHDVLEVTVYHDNKDHKYEFLGKVAIPLLKIRNNDRKWYTLKEKKLMTQAKGENPQIQLELFFVYNKFRASIRTFNPKQLKYIDKSDIKLKHSTFMRNVTRIKLVLANMKPELFISELKKILSWQCKWKSLLVLIGFELFVYYFEIWMLPVILIIPMIKNFAALSIMGGWQGGPELEIEEDDEEDVNSTTGADAEKKSIKERMQAMQEITLMIQNVLGIVAHVLESIGNVFNFSVPFLTWLLFVVLCIGTTLLYYVPLRYIIMIWGANKISKKYFRPDLVDNNELADFISHVPDNEMLKSYRELPSIEEKERKKLNSSRALIADSDII, encoded by the exons accAAAATTCTTGGTACTTCAAAAGAGACACCAAAGGATTCTGAAGACAAAATTAAAGAAGGGCATGAGAAGAGTAAGAATGAAGAATTATTGGAGGACGGAGTAGATAATTCTCCTTTGATAGATAAAGATGAGACGACCCCATCTAAGAAGGAGGAAGAAGAACAAGAGCCCCTTATCAAGGAAGGAGTTCAAGAACTAAGCTTCGAACCCAGTGTACCTACAGAACCAATCGtttgtgaaaatattaaagagtCTCCTACAGAGACTGGTGATGATATGACTTTCtttaataaggaaaaaagtACATCCAAGGAGAGTAATATGGAAGAGAAATCATCTTCTATGGAAGGGAAAGAGGCAGTTTCGAACGAGAATACAATAAACTCAGAAGATGTTATTTTATCG ACAGAAGAACGTAAGAAGATATTGAGAAAgtatcatttctttaaaatagatGTGGTGATGCTATCCGGACAAAATTTACTTGCCATGGATCGGAGGg GCACAAGCGACCCCTATGTAAGGTGCATTCAAGGGGCAGAGCGTCTTTTTCAGACCAAATACATTGCAAAGACTGTGAATCCGGAATGGAACGAAACCTTTATTTGTCATACAGACAATCCATTTAAGCCACTAATGTTACAA GTTTATGATCACGACGTGGTCGGCAGTGATCAATTCATGGGTGAAGCAAAAGTTGACCTCACTAATCTACAAATCAAGCATCCTCTGGATCTTACACTTCCTCTGAAGGATGGAAGTAATGaagatttaattaagaaaaataaaaagaggaaaCCCTTAGGATCAATTGTATTGAACTTAGTCATGTGCCCGTTGACAAAAGAAGAGATGAATGAA atattaaaagcTGAAAAATTAGGAAAGGGGACTAAGGCTAGCCCTGTATGGAACTCTGTGCTTAATATTGTAGTTGTCCAAGCCCGAGGTCTTGAAATCCCATCTGACGCTGGTGATACGTGTGATCCTTACTGTAAATTACTTTTTGGTAAAGAAAAGATTCGATCCAAACCCATGGTAGGAACTGTGAATCCAAAGTGGCGAGaaagctttaattttaatatgtatgatGATGTTGAGAATGAAATGGAAGTCACTCTTTGGCATAATGTTGCTGGTGGGAAGGATAGCTTCCTTGGGAG AGTGAAGATCGATTTGACTGAATTTgatattgaaagaaattataacttttgGAGAAATGTCTCTGATGGACAGGGGCGAGTGCATTTCATTCTCTCAATCTCTGCAACCACCAACACCGATTCTCCTTCTAATTTAGTTAATTGGGAAGAGGAGTTGGATAACTTGAAGAAGGAATGGAAGGATCAATAT aCGATAACAAGAAGTTTAAAAGATATTAAGGATGTTGGACATTGTATGGTAAAAGTTTTGAGAGCTCAAGGTATTGCATCATCAGATTTGTCTGGCAAATCGGATCCATTCTGTACCGTGGAGCTTTGTAATGTTCGCTATGCAACACATACGGAATTCAGAACTTTGAATCCAATTTGGCAAAAGGTGTATCAATT tgatGTTAAAGACATCCATGATGTGTTGGAAGTAACTGTTTATCACGACAACAAGGATCACAAATATGAATTCTTAGGAAAAGTTGCCATTCCCCTACTCAAAATCAGAAACAATGACCGGAAATGGTACACACTAAAAGAGAAAAAGCTCATGACTCAAGCCAAAGGAGAGAATCCACAGATTCAGCTCGAGTTGTTTTTCGTCTATAACAAATTTCGTGCTAGCATACGAACCTTTAACCCCAAGcaattgaaatatattgacAAATCCGATATCAAGTTAAAGCATTCCACATTTATGCGAAATGTTACACGAATTAAATTAGTCTTAGCAAACATGAAACCAGAATTATTCATTAGTGAGCTAAA GAAAATCTTATCATGGCAATGCAAATGGAAGAGTTTATTGGTTCTCATTGGATTTGAACTATTTGTGTATTATTTTGAGATTTGGATGCTCCCCGTTATTCTCATCATTCCAATGATCAAAAATTTTGCA gctcTTTCTATTATGGGGGGATGGCAGGGAGGACCTGAATTGGAAATTGAGGAAGATGATGAGGAGGATGTCAATTCAACAACAGGGGCAGATGCGGAAAAGAAAAGTATCAAGGAGAGGATGCAAGCAATGCAAGAAATTACGCTCATGATACAAAATGTTTTGGGAATAGTGGCACATGTTTTAGAGAGTATTGGAAACGTCTTTAATTTCAGTGTTCCTTTTCTAACTTGGTTGCTCTTTGTGGTTCTTTGTATTGGAACTACACTACTCTACTATGTTCCTCTACGATATATCATCATGATTTGGGGAGCTAATAAAATctccaaaaaatactttagacCTGATCTCGTTGATAACAACGAACTTGCAGATTTTATATCTCATGTCCCTGATAATGAAATGCTG AAAAGCTATCGTGAGCTTCCATCAATTGAGGAAAAGGAGCGAAAGAAACTCAACTCCAGTCGAGCTTTGATTGCTGATAGTGATAtaatatga